In Brachypodium distachyon strain Bd21 chromosome 2, Brachypodium_distachyon_v3.0, whole genome shotgun sequence, one genomic interval encodes:
- the LOC100846408 gene encoding bidirectional sugar transporter SWEET2a, with translation MASLGLPGVSSYHDLCCYGAGIVGNIFAFVLFISPLPTFKRIVRNGSTEQFSAMPYLYSLLNCLVCMWYALPFVSYGVVLVATVNTIGAAFQLAYTAIFIAFADGKKRLKVSVLLAGVFCLFGLIMYVSMALFDHKPRQTFVGYLSVVSLICMFASPLSIIKLVIKTKSVEYMPFYLSLAMSLMSASFFAYGVLLHDFFIYIPNGIGTILGVIQLLLYAYFRKGSKEEARRPLLVTHT, from the exons ATGGCTTCCCTGGGCTTGCCCGGAGTCTCCTCCTACCACGACCTCTGCTGCTATGGGGCAGGAATCGTAG GGAACATCTTTGCCTTTGTGCTCTTCATCTCCCCGCT GCCGACATTCAAGAGGATCGTCCGGAATGGGTCGACGGAGCAGTTCTCGGCCATGCCGTATCTATACTCGCTCCTCAACTGCCTGGTCTGCATGTGGTACGCGCTCCCCTTCGTCTCCTacggcgtcgtcctcgtcgccacCGTCAACACAATCGGCGCCGCCTTCCAGCTCGCCTACACCGCCATTTTCATCGCCTTCGCTGACGGCAAGAAGAGG CTGAAGGTGTCCGTGCTGCTGGCCGGCGTGTTCTGCCTCTTTGGCCTCATTATGTATGTTAGTATGGCCCTGTTTGATCACAAACCGCGGCAAACCTTCGTCGGTTATCTCAGCGTCGTGTCCCTCATCTGCATGTTCGCGTCCCCTTTGTCGATCATT AAATTGGTGATCAAGACAAAGAGCGTGGAGTACATGCCATTCTATTTGTCACTAGCGATGTCTTTGATGAGTGCGTCGTTTTTCGCTTACGGGGTGTTGCTACATGATTTCTTCATATAT ATTCCCAATGGGATAGGCACTATATTAGGCGTCATACAATTATTGTTATATGCCTACTTCAGAAAAGGATCGAAGGAGGAAGCCAGGCGGCCATTGCTAGTCACGCATACATGA